A section of the Phaseolus vulgaris cultivar G19833 chromosome 8, P. vulgaris v2.0, whole genome shotgun sequence genome encodes:
- the LOC137826385 gene encoding nitrate reductase [NADH] 2 has product MAASVGNRQFATHMNGVVRSCGQDLKPSLPLDFDLDSSSSDDDENDDASYLKELVRKANAETEASVMDPRDEGTADQWVARNASMVRLTGKHPFNAESPLQRLMHHGFITPVPLHYVRNHGPVPKANWEDWTVEITGLVKRPTRFTMDRLVREFPHREFPATLVCAGNRRKEQNMVKKTIGFNWGSAGTSTSVWRGVPLRHVLRRCGILTRGKGALHVSFEGAENLPGGGGSKYGTSISREMAMDPSRDIILAYMQNGEPLAPDHGFPIRMIIPGFIGGRMVKWLKRIVVTEQECESHYHYKDNRVLPSHVDPELANEEGWWFKPEYIINELNINSVITTPCHDEILPINSWTTQRPYVVRGYAYSGGGRKVTRVEVTLDGGETWHVCTLDHPEKPNKYGKYWCWCFWSLEVEVLDLLGTKEIAVRAWDEGLNTQPENLIWNLMGMMNNCWFRVKTNVCKPHKGEIGIVFEHPTQPGNQPGGWMAKEKHLEQSQEPKPSLKKSVSTPFMNTASKMFSVSEVKKHSSPDSAWIIVHGHVYDCTRFLKDHPGGTDSILINAGTDCTEEFDAIHSDKAKKMLEDYRIGELITTGYTSADSSPNNSVHGNSEFLHLAPINEITTIPPLPPRSVALNPRQKIPCKLVSKTSISHDVRLFRFEMPSKNQLLGLPVGKHIFLCATIDGKLCMRAYTPTSSVEEVGFFDLLIKVYFKDVHPKFPNGGLMSQYLESLSIGSMLDVKGPLGHIEYTGRGNFTVNGKSRFAKRLAMLAGGTGITPIYQVAQAILKDPEDLTEMHVVYANRTEDDILLREELDTWAKEHCERFKVWYVVETAKEGWGYGVGFITEAIMREHLPEASSDSLAMTCGPPPMIQFAVQPNLEKMGYDIKNDLLVF; this is encoded by the exons ATGGCGGCTTCCGTTGGCAACCGTCAATTCGCCACTCATATGAACGGCGTCGTTCGCAGTTGCGGCCAGGATCTAAAGCCCTCTCTGCCGTTGGATTTTGACCTGGACTCCTCCAGCAGCGACGACGATGAAAATGACGACGCTTCGTATCTGAAAGAGCTCGTACGAAAAGCCAACGCGGAAACGGAAGCGTCAGTTATGGACCCGCGCGACGAGGGAACGGCGGATCAGTGGGTCGCACGGAACGCCTCCATGGTCCGCCTCACAGGGAAGCACCCCTTCAACGCGGAGTCCCCCTTGCAGCGCCTCATGCACCACGGCTTCATCACCCCAGTCCCACTCCACTACGTCCGCAACCACGGTCCAGTTCCCAAGGCCAACTGGGAAGACTGGACCGTCGAAATAACCGGTCTTGTCAAGCGCCCAACCCGGTTCACCATGGACCGCCTCGTGCGCGAGTTTCCCCACCGCGAGTTTCCCGCCACGCTCGTCTGCGCCGGTAACCGCCGCAAGGAGCAGAACATGGTCAAGAAGACCATCGGCTTCAACTGGGGCTCTGCCGGCACCTCCACCTCCGTGTGGCGCGGCGTGCCGCTGCGCCACGTGCTGCGCCGTTGCGGGATCCTGACACGTGGGAAGGGAGCGCTGCACGTGTCCTTCGAGGGCGCCGAGAATCTCCCCGGCGGCGGCGGGTCCAAGTACGGAACGAGCATCTCGAGGGAGATGGCCATGGACCCTTCGCGCGACATCATCCTGGCGTACATGCAAAACGGCGAGCCTCTGGCACCGGATCACGGCTTCCCCATTCGAATGATTATTCCGGGGTTTATCGGTGGCAGAATGGTGAAGTGGCTAAAACGCATTGTGGTTACTGAACAAGAGTGCGAAAGCCATTATCATTACAAGGATAACAGAGTTCTTCCTTCTCATGTTGATCCAGAACTTGCCAATGAAGAAG GATGGTGGTTCAAACCAGAGTACATAATCAACGAGTTGAATATAAACTCAGTGATAACGACTCCTTGTCACGATGAGATATTGCCCATCAACTCATGGACAACGCAGAGGCCTTACGTAGTCAGAGGCTACGCATATTCTG GTGGTGGGAGGAAAGTGACACGTGTGGAGGTAACTCTGGACGGTGGAGAAACATGGCACGTGTGCACACTGGATCATCCTGAGAAACCTAACAAATATGGAAAGTATTGGTGCTGGTGCTTCTGGTCTTTGGAGGTGGAGGTGCTGGACCTGCTGGGGACCAAAGAGATTGCAGTTCGAGCTTGGGATGAAGGCCTCAACACGCAGCCAGAAAACCTAATTTGGAATCTTATG GGCATGATGAACAACTGTTGGTTTAGAGTGAAGACAAATGTGTGCAAGCCCCACAAGGGAGAGATTGGCATAGTGTTTGAACACCCAACCCAACCAGGGAACCAACCTGGTGGGTGGATGGCAAAGGAAAAACATTTGGAGCAATCACAAGAGCCGAAACCAAGCCTTAAAAAGAGTGTGTCTACGCCATTCATGAACACTGCCTCTAAAATGTTCTCCGTCTCCGAAGTAAAAAAACATAGCAGCCCTGACTCAGCTTGGATCATTGTCCATGGTCACGTCTACGATTGCACCCGCTTCCTCAAAGATCACCCTGGTGGCACCGACAGCATCCTCATCAATGCCGGCACTGACTGCACCGAAGAGTTTGACGCCATCCACTCTGACAAAGCAAAGAAGATGCTGGAAGACTATCGTATTGGCGAGCTCATCACTACAG GTTACACCTCAGCTGACTCATCGCCGAACAACTCCGTGCATGGCAATTCCGAATTCCTCCATTTGGCTCCTATCAATGAAATCACTACAATACCACCACTACCACCACGTAGTGTGGCTCTCAACCCACGGCAGAAAATCCCATGCAAACTCGTGTCAAAGACCTCCATTTCCCATGATGTGAGGCTTTTCCGTTTCGAAATGCCGTCAAAGAATCAACTCTTAGGTTTACCAGTGGGTAAGCACATTTTCTTGTGCGCCACCATAGATGGCAAGCTATGCATGCGAGCCTACACTCCAACAAGTAGCGTGGAGGAAGTGGGGTTCTTCGATTTGCTCATCAAGGTTTACTTCAAAGACGTGCACCCTAAGTTCCCGAACGGGGGACTTATGTCACAGTATTTAGAATCTCTCTCCATAGGATCCATGTTAGACGTGAAGGGTCCATTGGGTCACATAGAGTACACTGGAAGAGGCAATTTCACTGTTAATGGGAAATCCAGATTCGCAAAGAGATTAGCCATGCTGGCCGGTGGAACTGGCATAACACCAATTTACCAAGTGGCGCAAGCGATTCTGAAGGACCCAGAGGACCTGACCGAAATGCATGTCGTGTATGCAAACCGCACAGAGGATGATATTCTGCTGAGAGAGGAGTTGGATACATGGGCGAAAGAACATTGTGAGAGGTTCAAGGTGTGGTACGTTGTGGAAACGGCGAAGGAAGGGTGGGGATACGGTGTGGGGTTCATCACAGAAGCCATAATGAGGGAGCACCTTCCAGAAGCTTCAAGCGATTCTTTGGCTATGACGTGTGGACCACCACCCATGATTCAGTTCGCGGTGCAGCCTAATTTGGAGAAGATGGGTTACGATATCAAGAATGATTTGCTCGTGTTTTAG